A part of Biomphalaria glabrata chromosome 3, xgBioGlab47.1, whole genome shotgun sequence genomic DNA contains:
- the LOC129925078 gene encoding uncharacterized protein LOC129925078, which produces MLLGSSIPMKQRSQLSRKKQQKVVSLTGRHQVGKLTSAERGLTTTAIFCANAAGNAIPPMLVYKRKRMKGELLDDAPPGTIAVCNESGWMTADSFSEWMDHFINSVKPSKEKPVLLILDGHTSHSKNLQAITATSNSCVIMLSLPPHTTHKLQPLDVSFFKPLQSCYVQESDKWLFNHPGRGITVFQVATILGRAYPRAASVANFANGFLKCGIWPCNRHIFTESDFETSICSVINIPVEPIPSTSNSQHDQLLVQSSSDSSTIVATSPLTSSNEPRFGATAQSSINSNYSHLELSISAYNAIPTEPDGRCFFRSICISLHEHLQLTDRDSSGVVCSLQVKIQEKALADSLRAQVVDYICKNIEHYTDLGAATLCADMPHAKFDNIFERLDSISRPNTMVGELVIIATTKLLRKPIVIMNATSNVVLKYGMNDFPSSPAVVIRFTNIGDDVGHYDCLIPSRQSKSKYIPVTAISPIPVKEKPHVKQKKKSFQSEILTSSPYKKILVDAAIAKKSKKQQTQIIPATQKKKKSKISIQFGQNESEKSQNWYCFICEENLKEDMIQCLICASWVHIACAGCENADTYTSELCL; this is translated from the coding sequence atGCTCTTAGGATCTTCAATACCGATGAAACAGCGCTCTCAACTGTCcagaaaaaaacagcaaaaagtgGTGAGCTTGACAGGAAGGCATCAGGTGGGGAAGTTGACCAGTGCAGAAAGAGGTCTTACCACCACAGCAATATTTTGCGCTAATGCAGCAGGAAATGCTATTCCACCTATGCTTGTCTACAAGCGAAAACGGATGAAGGGCGAACTTTTAGATGATGCTCCTCCAGGAACAATCGCTGTATGCAATGAAAGTGGCTGGATGACTGCAGATAGCTTTTCAGAATGGATGGATCATTTTATAAACAGTGTAAAACCATCAAAAGAAAAGCCTGTTCTTCTTATCTTGGATGGACATACCTCTCACAGCAAAAATTTGCAAGCCATCACTGCTACAAGTAACTCTTGTGTTATTATGCTCAGCTTGCCCCCTCATACTACACATAAGCTTCAACCTTTGGATGTCTCGTTCTTTAAGCCCCTGCAAAGCTGTTATGTACAAGAGTCAGATAAGTGGCTTTTTAATCATCCAGGTAGAGGAATTACTGTATTTCAGGTGGCTACCATCTTAGGTAGAGCATACCCAAGAGCAGCTTCGGTCGCAAATTTTGCTAATGGTTTTTTGAAATGTGGCATATGGCCTTGCAATCGACATATATTCACTGAAAGTGATTTTGAAACCTCCATTTGCTCAGTTATAAATATTCCTGTAGAACCCATCCCTTCAACCTCAAATTCCCAACATGATCAGTTGTTAGTGCAGTCATCATCAGACTCCTCAACAATAGTTGCAACATCCCCACTCACTTCATCAAATGAACCACGATTTGGTGCAACTGCTCAAAGCTCCATAAATTCAAATTATTCTCACCTAGAACTTTCTATATCTGCGTACAATGCAATTCCAACAGAGCCTGACGGCAGATGCTTTTTTAGAAGTATTTGCATTTCATTACATGAACATCTCCAGCTAACTGACAGAGATTCAAGTGGAGTTGTATGTAGCCTGcaagttaaaatacaagaaaaggcATTGGCAGACTCTCTTAGAGCACAAGTTGTTGactatatttgtaaaaacattgagcattatacTGACCTTGGTGCAGCAACATTGTGTGCTGACATGCCACATGCAAAATTTGACAATATTTTTGAAAGGCTAGATAGTATTTCTAGACCAAATACTATGGTTGGCGAGCTAGTGATAATAGCAACTACGAAGCTGCTCAGAAAGCCAATTGTCATTATGAATGCAACTagtaatgttgttttaaaatatggcaTGAATGATTTTCCTTCCTCCCCTGCAGTAGTTATTCGATTTACAAATATTGGAGATGATGTAGGCCATTATGATTGCTTAATTCCTTCTCGGCAATCAAAGTCTAAATACATCCCTGTAACTGCAATCTCTCCTATCCCAGTAAAAGAAAAACCCCAtgttaaacagaaaaaaaaatcttttcaatctGAAATTTTAACTTCCAGTCCctataaaaaaattcttgtgGATGCTGCAAttgcaaaaaaaagtaaaaaacaacaaactcaaATTATTCCTgcaacacaaaagaaaaaaaaaagtaaaatttctatTCAGTTTGGTCAGAATGAGAGTGAGAAAAGTCAAAATTGGTATTGTTTTATATGCGAAGAAAACCTTAAAGAAGATATGATACAATGTTTAATATGTGCTTCTTGGGTGCATATTGCATGTGCAGGTTGTGAAAATGCTGATACTTATACTTCTGAGTTATGTTTGTGA